The Flexivirga oryzae genome has a segment encoding these proteins:
- a CDS encoding aldo/keto reductase, with amino-acid sequence MSDQDNSQVPTVGLRGQDGEVPIPQLGFGVWQVPDEEVAAAVTEALRAGYRLIDTAAAYNNEAGVGQAIADSGLGEDDVFLTTKVWNSDHGYDDTLRSFTASRERLARPVDLYLVHWPVPQRGRYVDTFRAILQLRDEGRIKVAGVCNFEIEHLQHVKDELGEFPAINQIELHPHLQQEELRAFHAAHGIVTQAWSPLASGGDVLTDPVIVGIAERLGRTPAQVILRWHLQLGNVVIPKSVTPARIAENFAVFDFELTDDDLAAIKKLNKDHRTGPDPKKFSAG; translated from the coding sequence ATGAGCGATCAGGACAACAGCCAGGTGCCCACCGTCGGATTGCGCGGTCAGGACGGCGAGGTGCCGATCCCGCAGCTCGGCTTCGGCGTGTGGCAGGTGCCCGACGAGGAGGTCGCGGCGGCCGTCACGGAGGCGCTGCGAGCCGGCTATCGGCTCATCGACACCGCCGCGGCATACAACAACGAGGCCGGCGTCGGGCAGGCGATCGCCGACTCCGGGCTCGGCGAGGACGACGTCTTCCTGACCACCAAGGTGTGGAACTCCGACCACGGGTACGACGACACGCTGCGCTCCTTCACCGCGTCGCGGGAGCGGCTGGCCCGTCCGGTCGACCTCTACCTGGTGCACTGGCCGGTACCGCAGCGCGGCCGCTACGTCGACACCTTCCGCGCGATCCTGCAGCTGCGCGACGAGGGCAGGATCAAGGTCGCGGGCGTGTGCAACTTCGAGATCGAGCACCTGCAGCACGTCAAGGACGAGCTGGGGGAGTTTCCCGCGATCAACCAGATCGAACTGCACCCGCACCTGCAGCAGGAGGAGCTGCGCGCGTTCCACGCCGCCCACGGCATCGTCACGCAGGCGTGGAGCCCGCTGGCCTCCGGTGGTGACGTGCTGACCGACCCGGTGATCGTCGGCATCGCGGAGCGTCTCGGCCGCACCCCCGCCCAGGTGATCCTGCGCTGGCACCTGCAGCTGGGCAACGTCGTGATCCCCAAATCGGTCACTCCCGCACGCATCGCGGAGAACTTCGCCGTCTTCGACTTCGAATTGACCGATGACGACCTGGCCGCGATCAAGAAGCTGAACAAGGACCACCGCACGGGTCCGGACCCGAAGAAGTTCTCGGCCGGCTGA
- a CDS encoding acetyl/propionyl/methylcrotonyl-CoA carboxylase subunit alpha: protein MAALSKVLIANRGEIAVRVARACADAGIGSVAVYADQDRDALHVRVADEAYALGGSTPGESYLDQAKLLDVARRSGADAVHPGYGFLSENAQFAQSVIDAGLAWIGPPPSAIDSLGDKVKARHIATAAGAPLVPGTTDPVAGSGEVVAFAREHGLPVAIKAAYGGGGRGLKVARSIEEIPELFDSAVREAVTAFGRGECFVERFLDKPRHVETQCLADTSGNVVVVSTRDCSLQRRNQKLVEEAPAPYLTDAQHDELVRASKAILSAAGYVGAGTCEFLVAQDGSISFLEVNTRLQVEHPVSEEVTGIDLVREQFRIAAGEELGYDDPAPHGHSFEFRINGEDPGSGFLPAPGTVEAFRAPGGPGVRVDSGVVSGDVIGGSFDSMLAKLIVTGRTRAQALDRSRRALAEMAVEGMATVLPFHRAVVADPAFATDDDTPFAIHTRWIETEFDNRIEPYTGASETAAEPATRQTFTIELDGRRHELTLPAGLQLGGAPAGAARRAAPKRPRAASSSPAASGDSLTAPMQGTIVKVLVSDGDQVESGDTVLVLEAMKMEQPITAHRSGVVSGLTTAIGETVPAGAVLATIS, encoded by the coding sequence ATGGCTGCCCTCTCGAAGGTCCTGATCGCCAATCGCGGCGAGATCGCGGTGCGTGTCGCGCGTGCGTGTGCCGACGCGGGTATCGGATCCGTTGCGGTGTATGCCGATCAGGACAGGGACGCGCTGCACGTGCGAGTCGCCGACGAGGCCTACGCGCTGGGCGGGTCGACGCCCGGCGAGTCCTATCTCGACCAGGCGAAGCTGCTGGACGTGGCCCGGCGTTCGGGAGCGGACGCGGTCCACCCCGGTTACGGATTCCTTTCCGAGAACGCCCAATTCGCCCAGTCGGTGATCGATGCGGGGCTGGCCTGGATCGGTCCGCCGCCGTCGGCGATCGACTCGCTCGGCGACAAGGTCAAGGCGCGGCACATCGCCACCGCGGCGGGGGCACCACTGGTGCCGGGCACGACCGACCCGGTGGCCGGCAGCGGCGAGGTGGTCGCGTTCGCGCGCGAGCACGGCCTGCCGGTCGCGATCAAGGCCGCCTACGGCGGTGGCGGCCGCGGCCTGAAGGTCGCCCGCTCGATCGAGGAGATCCCCGAGCTGTTCGACTCGGCCGTGCGAGAGGCGGTGACCGCTTTCGGCCGCGGCGAATGTTTCGTGGAGCGCTTCCTCGACAAGCCGCGGCATGTCGAAACCCAGTGTCTTGCAGACACTTCCGGCAATGTCGTGGTCGTCTCGACCCGCGACTGCTCGCTGCAGCGGCGGAACCAGAAGCTGGTCGAGGAGGCGCCCGCGCCATACCTGACCGATGCGCAGCACGACGAGCTGGTGCGTGCGTCGAAAGCGATCCTGTCGGCGGCCGGCTACGTCGGCGCCGGCACCTGCGAGTTCCTGGTGGCGCAGGACGGCAGCATCAGTTTCCTGGAGGTCAACACCCGGCTGCAGGTCGAACACCCGGTCTCCGAGGAGGTCACCGGGATCGACCTGGTTCGCGAGCAGTTCCGCATCGCGGCCGGCGAGGAGCTGGGGTATGACGACCCGGCCCCGCACGGGCACTCCTTCGAGTTCCGGATCAACGGTGAGGATCCCGGATCCGGCTTCCTGCCGGCACCCGGCACGGTCGAGGCCTTCCGCGCACCGGGCGGCCCCGGGGTGCGTGTCGACTCCGGCGTGGTGTCCGGGGACGTCATCGGCGGCTCGTTCGACTCGATGCTCGCCAAACTGATCGTGACCGGCCGCACCCGCGCGCAGGCGCTGGACCGATCGCGTCGGGCGCTGGCCGAGATGGCCGTCGAGGGTATGGCGACGGTGCTGCCGTTCCATCGCGCCGTCGTGGCGGATCCGGCGTTCGCCACCGACGACGACACGCCGTTCGCCATACACACCCGGTGGATCGAGACCGAGTTCGACAATCGGATCGAGCCGTACACGGGCGCCTCGGAGACGGCCGCGGAGCCGGCGACGCGGCAGACGTTCACCATCGAGCTCGACGGTCGCCGGCACGAGCTGACCCTCCCGGCGGGCCTGCAACTGGGCGGTGCCCCTGCCGGGGCGGCCCGCCGAGCAGCCCCGAAACGGCCCCGAGCGGCGTCGAGCAGCCCTGCGGCGTCAGGGGATTCGTTGACCGCCCCGATGCAGGGCACGATCGTCAAGGTACTGGTGTCGGACGGCGACCAGGTGGAGAGCGGCGACACCGTCCTCGTGCTCGAGGCGATGAAGATGGAGCAACCGATCACCGCGCACCGGTCCGGTGTCGTGTCCGGACTCACCACGGCGATCGGCGAGACGGTCCCCGCCGGGGCGGTCCTGGCGACGATCAGCTGA